In Mercurialis annua linkage group LG6, ddMerAnnu1.2, whole genome shotgun sequence, the following are encoded in one genomic region:
- the LOC126688101 gene encoding transcription factor MYB62-like, which translates to MNSDHDQDQEDHHELRRGPWTLEEDTLLVHYIARHGEGRWNLAAIHAGLRRMGKSCRLRWLNYIKPDVKRGNLTPHEQVLILDLHSKLGNRWSKIAQHLPGRTDNEIKNYWRTRVQKQAKHLKIDANSTAFQEIVRSFWMPRLLQKIQESSSSTPDHNLPLPTLPELGAAQVLLPQHDQNYSDSENGSNSSTSHFHGMSYMEEATDLATQSVSETPVSGSQVAESNWMGCDFGDNDIWSMEEFMAI; encoded by the exons ATGAATTCTGATCATGATCAAGATCAAGAAGATCATCACGAGCTCAGGAGAGGGCCTTGGACGCTTGAAGAAGATACTCTCCTCGTTCATTACATTGCTCGTCACGGAGAAGGCCGATGGAATTTGGCTGCGATTCATGCAg GATTAAGAAGAATGGGCAAGAGTTGTAGACTTCGATGGCTAAATTATATAAAACCTGATGTTAAGCGAGGAAATCTTACTCCCCATGAACAAGTTTTGATTCTTGATCTCCATTCGAAATTGGGTAACAG GTGGTCAAAAATAGCACAACATTTACCAGGAAGGACTGATAATGAGATCAAGAATTATTGGAGAACCCGAGTTCAGAAACAAGCCAAGCATCTTAAAATTGATGCAAATAGTACAGCTTTTCAAGAAATAGTTAGATCATTTTGGATGCCAAGATTGCTTCAAAAGATTCAagaatcatcatcatcaactcCCGACCATAATTTACCTCTACCGACACTACCGGAACTGGGAGCCGCGCAGGTCCTATTGCCTCAGCATGACCAAAATTATTCAGACTCAGAGAACGGTTCAAACTCTTCAACGAGCCATTTTCATGGCATGAGTTACATGGAAGAAGCAACGGACCTAGCAACTCAGTCGGTGTCCGAGACTCCGGTCAGCGGTAGCCAAGTGGCGGAAAGTAATTGGATGGGATGCGATTTTGGTGATAATGACATTTGGAGCATGGAGGAATTTATGGCGATTTAG
- the LOC126653750 gene encoding STOREKEEPER protein-like, whose translation MPPKRLSENPPPAVSSDEEEEESESESGTESEPESQNPEQKGAVNKNNGEKDDNDAKDDDDAEDDEEDDDEDEEEKVLSRPVKKSVATSQKSDSATESDDSESTQPSPPISAFTIKHHKRSPKPGSKPGSKRPAESDSTVSATTTSKKNKTSTTATADNAKKNVDDKSSIGVGVTLGLLASQSANPASAKKPVRASISKSKDTETPKKGRASKDKEKVQVKRMILKTEEKSVNGKENTQDKEIKEEIKSEEFDSDEDDFDEDDLWVKYPLLSQSLEIEMLPQGSTTMLREQLGMIEEEKLKGLNDRWRILKEAELQLFVQRMELLQDQVKLAVDAINSGGS comes from the coding sequence ATGCCTCCAAAGCGTCTCTCTGAGAATCCACCTCCGGCTGTTTCCTCCGACGAGGAGGAAGAAGAATCAGAGTCAGAATCCGGAACTGAATCGGAACCCGAATCTCAGAACCCCGAGCAAAAAGGCGCTGTTAACAAAAATAACGGCGAGAAGGACGACAATGATGCCAAGGACGACGATGATGCCGAAGACGACGAGGAAGATGACGATGAAGATGAAGAGGAGAAAGTGTTGTCTAGACCGGTAAAGAAATCAGTAGCAACTTCTCAAAAATCAGACTCGGCTACTGAATCGGACGATTCCGAGTCAACTCAGCCTTCCCCTCCTATTTCTGCCTTCACAATTAAGCATCATAAACGCTCTCCTAAACCTGGGTCTAAACCCGGGTCAAAAAGACCCGCGGAATCCGACTCCACAGTGTCTGCTACCACCACCAGCAAAAAGAACAAAACCAGCACCACTGCTACTGCAGACAATGCTAAGAAAAATGTTGATGATAAGAGTAGTATTGGTGTTGGTGTTACTTTAGGGTTATTAGCTAGTCAGTCAGCTAATCCGGCCAGTGCGAAGAAGCCGGTTCGAGCTTCAATTTCCAAGTCGAAAGACACTGAAACTCCGAAAAAGGGTCGAGCATCTAAAGATAAGGAGAAAGTTCAAGTGAAGAGGATGATACTGAAGACTGAAGAAAAAAGTGTGAATGGGAAGGAGAACACTCAAGATAAGGAGAttaaagaagaaataaagagtGAAGAGTTTGATTCTGATGAGGATGATTTTGATGAGGATGATTTATGGGTAAAGTATCCACTTTTAAGTCAGTCATTGGAGATTGAAATGCTACCGCAAGGGTCGACAACGATGTTGAGAGAGCAATTGGGGATgattgaagaagaaaaattaaaggGTTTGAATGATAGGTGGAGAATTTTGAAAGAAGCTGAATTGCAGCTGTTTGTGCAGAGGATGGAGTTGCTTCAGGATCAGGTTAAGTTGGCTGTTGATGCAATTAACTCGGGTGGTTCGTAG